Within the Malaclemys terrapin pileata isolate rMalTer1 chromosome 24, rMalTer1.hap1, whole genome shotgun sequence genome, the region GCTCGGATGAGATCAGCAGGGTCAACCTGAGCAGGGCAGAggtgctgcaggggcgggggaaaGAGGACAGGAGGGGCACACCAGGAAAACACTTTGAAGCATCTGCAGCTGTAGCCTAGGCCCTGCTTGAAGCTTCACCCCCACACTTGGTCAATTCAGAAGACTCCTGGAGACCTCACCAACACTCAGCTCTCACATAACTGCATCTGCTAGTGACGCTTGCTCTCATCACCCATTGGCTGGGAGACTCTGTCCTATCCTGGTGAATGATGCTCTGGCATCACTTATACCAGTCTTTATCCCCACTCAGCTGGCCCATAGCAACACCATATAcctgtgtgacgaagtgggactgttcttaatgtttcccctaatactgtgtgggtgcctcagtttcccctatgcatttcttaagtctctaggtggtgggataaaggccaATGTGCATAAATCACCAACACTATCTCCTAGCAACAAATagctggggcccttcccccctgcaaggaaatagctaaagatgaacaaagagatcaggtgacctcttggctgggggtgggggggccagagagaaagacaaagcccagaggaggagggggtttcagtttggagctggctggggactaggagtgagggcagacaggagtgtctggctcgctgggccccagaatggacccggtgGAGGGGTCCTGTTCGCTGGACCGAcgagctctgttttagactgtgttcctgtcatctaataaacctctgttttactggctggctgagagtcacgtctgacagcgaagtggggggtgcaggaccctctggcttccccaggaccccgcctgggcggactcgctgtgggaagcataCGGacgggcatatgctgaatgctccccggaaagacccaggaggtgaagccatgtgagcttcttgccctgaagacagtctgctccgagggagaggaggctccccaaagtcctgactggctttgtggggagcagttccagagcatcgcccagggACTCGGTGACATCCAGCCCTTAGGAAACCCTTAACTAAGAACACTgcgcccagctcctcagcctaaCGTGAGCACATCAAACCTGCCTGCGGCCCTCTACACTGGCTTCTTGGCCCTTTTCAGGCATGCCATGACCTGGGCCACGCACATGTCTCCGACCTGCCTTCTCCAACATAAACAGAGCAACGGGATCATTAAGACattccaaaacaaaaccctaccaaaacaaaccacTCCACCCACCTTCAAGTCTCCCCCCGGGAAAGAGGATGGGAGCAAACAAGACAGATGATGCAGGTCACATTGCTTGATGCACTAgtgcagggttctcaaacttccttgcactgacaacaaaaattactacatgaccccaagaGGGAGGACCAAAGCCCACCGCCCTAAGCTAGCCCTGCTGACcgcattaaaatggggttgtgacaaGAGAGGTAAAATATTAAATGGTTAACCAGTAAGCATTAGTCTGACCAGTTAACCAACCCTAGCCGTTAACCCCTCACCCTAGCCACGCTGCCCCGAgtggccccagcccctctccctttaatTGGTTAACCGATTAAACAATATAACtgtttaaatggttaactttttaaacaatatttacgTGCCtcgttgtgacccactttggggtccagacccagtttgagaaccgctgctctagtgGAAGGCATTCACATACCACAGCGATGAGAACTTGGAGAACAGGTCCTAGGGTATTGTGGTAAGGGGGAACTCTACGGTTATCTTGCACAGAGCTAGTCAGAGAGAAGGGGTAGGCAGCCACTCTGAGCTATGAGACTCCCCCTACCCCAGCACAGGTGATGAGCAGTTCCTCCAAGACCATGGAAGGGTtaatttccctccctccagcagctctctgtaAAGGCAGCTTCAACTGCAAAGCCTTCCTCAGACTTGCCTGTGGCAACTACACCCTGCATGAGTCAGCGcccaggggtggggagcagcctcAGCGCCCATGGAATTCACATAGGAGGGGAAGTCTGACACAATGCAACAAGAGGCCAACACAACAGCAGGCTGCACCAATGTAGCGCCAAGGGAGCAACAAGCCCACTCCACCCAGAGAGAGTGCAGCTGCAATGTGGCTGAGCTGAGGGGCTGGGATGCAGGAACAGCTTCAGCCAGtcggctggggaggggagaggacatCCCTGCGTCTTACAGAGGTGGATACCACAGCAAAGGGTATTCGGGGCAGATCCGGGAGTAAACAGACGGGAGATCAGGAGGAACTGCCTGCCAGTCAGGCTGTGGGACCATCTCTCCAGGGAAGGAAAAGCAACTCCCTGGAGGTAGCAGCAGTCTGGTGATCAGGCCCTGcctgggatttaggagacctggCTGCACCACTGAGCTTGGGCAAGTGCCTTTCATTCTTGTGCCTCCATTTAACCCATCACcttttgtcttatctatttagacagTAGGGTCCTTGGGGCTGTCTCCAAGGACACAGGGATCCTGATCTGGTTTGGGACCTCTGGGTAATACCGTAATTTAATATTTAAGAGCACTGGCCCTTCCCTTTGCATTGAAAAACCGAAGGGGGCATCCCAGCCATCTGACAGGCCTCACGCTCTCTTTCCCACCAGCTCCCAGAATCGGCCACATCCCTGCTGGTGCGATGAAGGGAAGATGCTACTCGGCAATAGCAGCTTCGCCCCACACAGCGAACTGGACGGGGGCAAGCACCTCCTAGTGCTACAGAGCAGCAGGAAACCGAGTGGGAGCAGGGATTGTTCGTGGTCCCTCACCTCAACCCCTCACCCACCCTGGAGCCCAGGCTAGTCCCTTCACCAGAGATCTGCCCACCTGCCAGGCTAGGGGAAAGCCCAGCCCCCAAAGAGAACAGACTGCTGGGAAGCAGAGCATGAGATTCGCAGTCTCCTTGACCAGTGCTCTGACCCGagcagagggccagattctcctgtcCGCCACCAGAAGGGAAGAAAGTGGGTGTCCGACCACCAGGGGGAATCAGAGGCTGACAAAACAGGACTTCCCTTGCCTCCCAGCAGCCTAGAGGTAGGATGGGAAACTAGCCAAAGTGGATCTGCAGCAGACCACCAGTGCTCAGGACTTACTGCAGAACCCCCCCATCACTTTCCTTGCAGACTGTGGGCCTATTGGGGGGGCGCGGGGTGTTTTTCTCCCAAGCCTGGATCTCCCATGGGAACCACTCTAGGTTGTCTACCCATCCTTCCTGGGGGCACCTGCTTCCCAACTTGCTGGTCTTGGGTAAGTGTGGGCACTTGATTTTGTCCTTGAGCAGTCATGGTTGCCGGGTGCTGCCTCCGATGCCACCTTGCTGTAGCAGCCAGGCCTCCTTCTGACACCATAAGGTAGCTCAGCTGGCCACAGCACCATGCAAGGTTTGGGGGCCCTGACAGATCCCAGACAAGGAGAGTTTGATCAGTCACTATTGGGATGCAACTTCCCCTTGTGTGATGGGGCAAGGGGAACAGACTGTTTAAAGCCAGCAAAGCACAACCCAATATTCTAGAACAACCCTGCCCCTGTTATGGGGGAGGGATGAAGATGGAAATCCATCTGgtaaggtcttttccatctcattTTAGGATGCTAAACTTCCTTTGCACCCAgtaggctgcagggctggagtacAATTCCTCAGACAGGGTTATTGGAAACCAAGGGTCCTTGCAAACCAAGACTACTAAGGCGTGAGAGCGGTCTAGGCACCATGTTTGGCCAGTGTCCCTTTAAGCAAGTTGGCCATGGCAAAATGCTTCTGCAGGAATTGTGCCATGGGGCAAGTGTGGATGTTACAGAAAAGCCAATCAAGGAGGATTGGAAAGAAATTTGGAATTTCTTCTGCCTCCCCACCAAATCAACCTGATCCCCTTCTATAAACCTGAAAGTCAGCCTCTTCCCATGGAATTGAAGGGCATCTGCCCTATGGAACTGATTATGTAGCACAAGCCCTCCAGATTTTAACCAGGTCTTCCATTCCAGCAAAGAAATAAACGAAGGCTCCATATTACTGTTATTTCAAGAGTAGAAAGCATATTATTTCTAAGCCTGAGGTGATCGTTATACATCATGAAGGAGCAATAGAGAGCATGCGCCTACATTATTAGCTATGAAAGGTAACCAGAGACAAAGTAATCACTGGCTTCCCAGAGAGATCCTGGCACTCACAAGAAAAGCTGGCCATAAACTGTGCTTCTAGATTGAGGAGTCCTGGAGTGAAAACCTTGCTCTGAGCAAGAGCGTGGACAATACACTCCCATGTGTCTCACCCAGGAGCAGTGAACACACCATCCATTGCAAtaggtttttaaaaactgaagtcTTTATTAAAAGTTTTATCCAAATTTTGTAACAAAAAAAGATACAAAAGGGGTGAAGATCCTTATTTCTGGGACTAATCTGACCAATCGAAACCTGACAGTTACTAGGCGAATATAAAATCCATACAATCTGCTGAAAAAATgcagggaaaaaattaaaaagatcaaCTGctgttgtgaatttttttttaaaaattcctttagcATTTATAAGTTACTCAGTTTGCATTTTACAGGAGAAGTTTATCTTTGAATGGTTATCGCTACTGTACAATGCAAGAGACAAGGGCAGGGCTAGAAATCGAGATGTGCTGCAGTACCCAATGCACCTTTGCAAAAATTGCCTTTTATAGGAGGGGTGAGAGATTTTTCTCTTCTTGCTGCAAGAGGAATACGTGCAACTGCTGGGTGCTGACATTTGCCCGCAGTGGCTGAGGGAGAACCCTGTTAAGTGCCAATGCATCTGCATTAGTATAAAGCCTCAGGGAACACCCCCACAAACCTGGGTAAAAGGTAgttgctctcccccactctcaccaaCCTATCTGAGCAGAGATCACTAGGCACTCAATACTGAAGGGTTGGTTAATGCCCCTTGATGCCATGGAGCCAAAGCTCTCCTTAGAAACTAACAGATGTATCATGTGAACACAGGTCAGAAATCCCATGCGGCACTTGGCAGGATTCCACCTCCCTGTTCTAAAAAAATGCCTCAAACAGGTCAGAGAGGCAGTGGCTCCACTCCTACGGGCTGgggtgaaagggaagagagaCAGCTGTCACAGCACATAGTGCATAAATGGGAAAGAGCTGGACTTCTCATCACTCtgaaaaggaaaaggagaggTGTACGTGCACCAGGCTAACAACTGAGGCCACTGTTGAGAGCTGTTACTGGCTAGCCAGAAGGACCCTGAGAATATTTAGGCTAACCCGGTCTTCCGGTGAATGCCGAGTTAGGTGTATCACAGTAATAATGGTTAGTGTGTGTTCTGTacagtgaaaaatgcagtttggtaGCAGTGCAGTATCCCCTTGCCTGATGTTTCCTATTCTTCCTTGAAGGTGTAGgttggcaggggggtgggagaaagCCTCCTTATGGCAAGTGAAGACATTCACACCTGCCAACCATAATTACTTTGCAGACATCCAAGAACTGAAAGCTACAAAGAAGTGGCTAATGGGTAAAAATATTccagtttataaaaaaaataggaaagcaAGAGACAAGGCTACTGCAAAGTTCCTCCTAACAGGTCTGAGATGCAGCGAAGAGCAGATTCTCTAAGGGACCCAagcccttttcccccacccccaatcgcTAGAGTATCTCCAAGCATCTCCAACTATCACACCACTATTGTTGTTTCAGTTCACTTTGGGTGACTGCTTTCAGAGTCCACTTACACGAGCAGAGTTTGCAGCCGCTGCTCAGAATGCTTGCAAGCTTCTTCAAATGTTGGGCTGAGGACATGTATGCTGGGGCGGTGAGCGTTCGCCTCTTGTGGTCATGTGGGATGGCAAAGGGTTGTTGGAGCTCTCGGTCCCATGCGGTAAGGCTGGTTTCAGACATGAGAGATGCTCTAGgaggagaacttttttttttttgcaaaatgctgCGCAAACCACAGAACGGAGAAAGCCTTTGGTCATAAAATACTTGTGAGAAAGTGAGTCTTGTATGGAAAGATTCCCCTGAACGCCTACTGTATTCTACGTCTTAAAAAAATAGATTGTGGACACTGCAGCCATACAaaagggggaggggccgggagagGGGGATTTACAGTCTCACATGGACACAATGGGGAGGTTAACAAGCACAGTCATAGTCCGTAAAACTGATTGGCTCGCTAGGATTATCAGTCGTCCTCCTCATCCTCTTCATCTTCTGGATCTTCCTCTCCCTCATCCTCTAGATCTcgttttctcttctctccctgtggaaggtctgcagggagggaggaaggattaAATTCTATTCGCAGTCTTGCAGAACAGCATTTGATCTCATTCTTCACAGGCTATTTAAGCTACACATCTTGCAGGGGAACAAGTATCAACTAGAATCACAGCAGCTGTTGGATGGAGTCCCACCCACTGTTCCATTTTACGTGGCAGCCAAGCAAAAGCCTTGGGCAAGTTTTTCAAGTGGTGAGTGCTTTTTGGTGCTCTTGAGATGTTTCAGAGGGCCCAAATTTTAGATACTGTGGGCACCTGAACTCTAATGTCCCCCTTTTTGAGGTgtgaaattgggcacccaaaaacggaggcacctaaaatcaccagtcacttttgagACTCTCAGCCAAGCTTATTCTTGGTGATTTGTCATTCAAGAGTTGTGCCAATCTCCATTTTCCTATAAATAcccttacaaatattttaatcaaCTATACATAAGCCCATCCAGATCCAGTCTTCAACTATCTAGGGAATTTACTTCAGAGTTAGAAAGGAGATGCCCTGTGCTTTGTTGCCTAGAGTGAAGTGAGACCCCAGCTAGAGTCTAAAAGAAACCACAGTTCCTAGAACAAGCAATTTATAGAAATGCTAACACAGCAGAGCTTCCGTTAGAGCCTCTCCTCCTTCCAGAGTATTATACTGAATTACACAGAACTGGGATATTTTGCCAATCTACCTGATCAGCTTTTTAGCAACTGACAACCTATTAATACTGACTGACTGTTTTAAATGTCTTGGGATGCTGGTATAATTTAGTTCAAGTGTTAACCAGTTTCTCTTGGGCTGTAGATTCATGCTTGGTCTCAGTTCGAAGCAGTCGTATTTCGGTAAGTGTGCAAAGTTAGGTCAGCCATTTCCCCGTAAGTCGCAAAAGAAACAGGGACTCACGGATCTGAGGCTGGAAGCTACAAAACATGGCTTGTTTTATAGAGCTCATTGAGAAAGGAAAATGGATTCTACCTGAGACTGATTTAGCTGCACTGAATGTTCATTAGCACACTCCGATCTCACCACCCAATCGTGGTTTAAAACAACAAGCCCTGCAGTTAAAGATGTACCAGGTCTTTTCCCTTAAACGTGCAAATCAAATGCAAAATCAGTGCAGCATTATGGCTGGAGAAACTATAAGGTAAGGAAACTCAAAAGTTAGTGTTCCTAATGCTACACTGACCACAACCACACAGGACGTGCCATTTGGGATTGATGTTTAGTGCAACTAATACATTCCCATGGAACTCACAGGATGCACTGAGTAGCAGAGTGGAAGccctaactttgaatttcctgacttggATGCTTTGTTTCCCAACCTCAATACTTAACATTTTACGTAGCTGTGGGACAGTGTCCTggttcagtgggagcaagacttCCTTGCCATAAAAGAGAAAAGTGCCTTGTTCTATTGCTCAGCCCCCAGAAGGAGACAGTGACTGTTCGCATCAGAGTAGTGGATGGTTAATGCTACCTTTGTAAGTGCTGCATCTTAATTAGGAGAATTAGATCTACTCACCCTCCTCACCTTCGTCatcatcttcatcctcctcatcctcttcctccttgaattaaaaaaaaaataagaatctTTGTTTATACAAGGACCAAGATCCAGTGACTAGAGATCTAATTCCTTTTCCACTCCAATCTTTCATGTATGACTTCAAGAGGACATTGCCCTCTGGGCAGCACAGGAACTCAAAATGGACAAGTAACAAAATCAGCCCCTCTCCCTTGCACCCTGATGCCTGCCCCCCTTCCTCATCCTTCATCTCACAGGGACAGGAACTTGTGGGCACAAAGAAGAGAAATTGTAATGCCGCCTGGAAACACAGCAAGGTGTTTCCCCCTCATACCATCCCCACCTACAGCATCAGGAATCCAGGCATCACTTCCCAGAGCAGTTGACTACCTAGGAAGTTCTTTTCTTGAATGAGACTAGCCTCAGGCAAGGATACAGCATACTTGGCCAGATTATAAAGTTTCTCAGGAGGACTGATTTTCATCCACCAGGGCACAGATGAAGTATTTACTAACAGGCAGACCCAAAGGCTCACACTGATGTCAAACCAACAAGAATAGCCTCACCTCATCATCGACTCCATCTTCTTCCTCTTCACCTTCCAGatcatcttcatcctcctcctcgtcATCAATGACTTCCTCATCCAACTCATCTTCCTCATCgtcatcctcttcctcaccttCTACCACAACAAAGGGAGTTGAGTGGGTTCCCCACCAATGTGCTCAAAGCAACACACCAGGGACAGGGAACCAGGAAATGCACCCAGACAGCTTTTCGCACAGATGTGCCAACTCAGAAAAAGCAACTAACCCAGAACAGCCCCACTGGCATTAGGTAAAGCCCTATGCCCACAGAACAGACCTATGCATGGGAGGTATGTCAACTGACAAGCCCAGCTGGCTTAAATCAAGCTTGGTTTTCCAGTTCATGCCTGGGGCAGATGGGATTCCCAAAGCAAGATTAGACTTTGGCAATGAATTCACACCACTACGGAGGTGGTCAGTGGGGGATGGCTAGTGAAATAGGTGGGAGGCAATTACAGAAAGCCACTCCAAAGCCCCCTTTACCTTCTCCGTTCTCATCATATTCATCATCCAGCCCATCACCATCTGCTTCAGGGTCTGAGTCAGGGGCCTCCTGGTCATCGGCATCAAACCCGTCCAagtaggtgagctggggcagaagGGCAAACATGCTCTCCCGGTAGTTGATCAGCATTGTCACCTCACAGTTGAAGAGGTCCAGGCTATGCAGATTCGGCAGTTTCTTCTGCAAAGATTAATTGTTAGGCCATTAGGACACCGTTCTGGTAAACTTGCTATGAGCAAAGGGATGAGGGAGACATTAGGATGTGCCTGGAGCAGGTGGTTTACAACCTGACCTATAGTAAAGTAACTCTTTCATGCATACTATTTTTTGTAATAGGTGCCCCTTAGAAAACCTAGGACTGATGTCAGACACCCCCATGTGGGCCAAGCAAGTCATCGCCATGACACACCCAGGTGCCATCTACCTCAAACAATGTCCGACCCCTTAGCAGTCCTTTCCCAGGTGGACACGGAGCACTCCACAGCCACCGTTTTGCTCATCCAGTCCAATTTCATGTTCCTTTAGCAACTGGCTGCTGGTTTTCCAGACAGAGGAGCCAATTACTATTAGCCTAGCCACATATTGGGCAACTCGTCAGTTCATATTAGAACCACAAAGTGCCGTTGGAACAGTTATCAAGACTGATTTCAGCTGCACCCACATGACGCCTGAAGGAAACAGCCTCTATCAGTTAGATCCATGCACAGGGCCTTTCACTCACCAGGGGTTCCAGGGTGTTGATGTCCTTGATCTTGTTGCCACTTAGATTCAAGTGGGTCAGGTTAGGGGTCCTCTCCGCTAGAACTTCAAGGCCACCGGAGATCCGGTTATCGCTCAGCTCCAGCTGCCAGGAAATATTCAGAGCCACTGCTATAGAGGATCTCAATGCTTGACATAGGTGAATaacattcccattttgcagatgggtaagTCACGGACTCTAAGGCCACAAAGTGAGTCACAGCATGGACCAGAACAcaggagtccagactcccaaCCCcgttctctaaccactagaccttgCTACCTATAAATTGCAGATGAAGAATTCATTTTAACTTCATTACGTAACCCACAGCAGGCAAACATgagcccctttcctccccctggATATCTGCTGTTTGGAAAGGGAGGGAAATAAGgaatcagggcaggggattgggcagTTTTCCAGTAAAGCTCTGATGCCCTCCCCTCCCTAACACAAACAGCAGAATGATCATGTCAGGAAGAAGCTCTATTGAGCCCACTCAAGGCTGTATATGGAACACGAGTAACAATCCCTCAAGTTAAGAAGCAGTGCCAGAAAATCCAAGTTAAAAGCGATAATCTGAGGTTTACTCCTCCACTCTCCTAC harbors:
- the LOC128828653 gene encoding acidic leucine-rich nuclear phosphoprotein 32 family member B isoform X1, coding for MEMEKRLTLELRNKKPAEVKELVLDNCRSDDGKIVGLSSDFENLEFLSMINVNLLSVSNLPKLNKLRKLELSDNRISGGLEVLAERTPNLTHLNLSGNKIKDINTLEPLKKLPNLHSLDLFNCEVTMLINYRESMFALLPQLTYLDGFDADDQEAPDSDPEADGDGLDDEYDENGEEGEEEDDDEEDELDEEVIDDEEEDEDDLEGEEEEDGVDDEEEEDEEDEDDDEGEEDLPQGEKRKRDLEDEGEEDPEDEEDEEDD
- the LOC128828653 gene encoding acidic leucine-rich nuclear phosphoprotein 32 family member B isoform X2, with product MEMEKRLTLELRNKKPAEVKELVLDNCRSDDGKIVGLSSDFENLEFLSMINVNLLSVSNLPKLNKLRKLELSDNRISGGLEVLAERTPNLTHLNLSGNKIKDINTLEPLKKLPNLHSLDLFNCEVTMLINYRESMFALLPQLTYLDGFDADDQEAPDSDPEADGDGLDDEYDENGEGEEEDDDEEDELDEEVIDDEEEDEDDLEGEEEEDGVDDEEEEDEEDEDDDEGEEDLPQGEKRKRDLEDEGEEDPEDEEDEEDD